A part of Paenibacillus donghaensis genomic DNA contains:
- a CDS encoding ABC transporter ATP-binding protein, protein MNKYLFNISGGNPRNLWSAAVAAILDGIAKVIPAALLVDLFNSIYRSFAEPAVALNTARMWIVSIILLLWMAVEYAAYASLYDKTYKAAYSLAATGRLSLAEHIRKLSLGFFGKRDPGDLTNLLLSDYGQVEHTISHNLPQLISAVMLPVLALLGLIFLDYRMALAMFAAIPLGALLLWLTDSIQASLSEKHVRAKNEAASRLQEYLSGIREIKAYNMGGQRFERLRIAFDNLMRASIRLEGVMGPMIMGAMLLTRSGLTLMICTGSFLLVGGTLSLPVFLLFLLIGSKVFEPLTVVLMNYGELRYSAYSAQRIMDVQGEEPMQGSESIQASGPIIFDNVTFGYDTHIPVLKELSFQIKPKTITALVGPSGSGKSTITRLIARFWEVEQGRITIGGIPVRNADPEKLLKDISMVFQDVYLFQDTIGNNIRIGKMDATQEEIEDAASRACCHEFIASLPQGYDTPVGEGGSTLSGGEKQRISIARALLKNASIVLLDEATASLDPENEAAVQQAINELVADKTVILIAHRLKTIQNADNIVVLDQGKLVEEGTHDLLISKKGLYAHLWSLQQDSDGWRLK, encoded by the coding sequence TTGAATAAGTATCTATTTAACATATCCGGTGGCAACCCGAGGAACTTATGGTCTGCTGCTGTAGCGGCAATCCTGGATGGTATTGCCAAAGTTATTCCAGCAGCGCTGCTCGTCGATCTTTTTAATAGCATTTATAGATCTTTTGCAGAGCCGGCAGTTGCGCTCAATACTGCAAGGATGTGGATCGTCAGCATCATTCTTTTGCTGTGGATGGCAGTAGAATATGCAGCTTATGCTTCGCTCTATGATAAAACCTATAAGGCAGCCTACAGTTTGGCTGCTACAGGGCGTTTATCGCTCGCGGAGCATATTCGTAAATTATCCTTGGGGTTCTTCGGAAAACGCGATCCCGGGGATTTAACCAACCTATTGCTCAGTGATTATGGACAAGTTGAGCATACGATATCTCACAATCTTCCCCAACTCATCAGCGCTGTGATGCTGCCGGTTCTGGCACTGCTTGGACTGATTTTTCTGGACTATCGAATGGCGTTGGCCATGTTCGCGGCTATTCCACTAGGAGCATTGCTGCTGTGGCTGACTGACTCCATTCAAGCGAGTCTAAGCGAGAAGCATGTCAGAGCCAAAAATGAAGCAGCCAGCCGACTGCAGGAATATCTGTCCGGGATTCGGGAGATTAAGGCATATAATATGGGCGGACAACGCTTTGAACGGCTGCGCATTGCCTTTGATAACCTTATGCGAGCCTCCATTCGCCTTGAAGGTGTCATGGGGCCAATGATTATGGGGGCCATGCTGCTGACCCGTTCTGGCTTGACGCTGATGATTTGTACCGGAAGCTTTCTGCTTGTCGGTGGAACGCTGTCACTCCCGGTATTTCTGCTATTTCTTCTGATAGGGAGTAAAGTGTTTGAACCCTTGACCGTCGTGCTGATGAACTATGGAGAATTGCGTTATTCGGCATACAGCGCCCAGCGAATCATGGACGTGCAAGGCGAAGAACCTATGCAGGGTTCGGAGAGCATTCAGGCTTCCGGTCCCATTATTTTTGACAATGTTACGTTTGGATATGATACCCATATACCTGTGCTGAAGGAGTTGTCATTCCAGATTAAGCCCAAGACCATAACGGCATTGGTAGGACCTTCAGGCAGTGGGAAAAGCACCATAACCCGTTTGATTGCAAGATTCTGGGAGGTGGAGCAGGGCCGGATTACTATAGGAGGCATCCCTGTCCGGAATGCAGACCCGGAGAAGCTGTTGAAGGATATTTCCATGGTATTTCAGGATGTGTACTTATTTCAGGATACGATCGGCAACAACATTCGCATTGGAAAAATGGATGCAACTCAGGAAGAGATTGAGGATGCGGCGAGCCGTGCCTGCTGTCACGAATTTATTGCTAGTCTACCACAGGGATATGATACCCCTGTAGGAGAAGGCGGTTCCACACTGTCAGGCGGAGAAAAGCAGCGTATTTCTATCGCCCGCGCATTGCTCAAAAATGCTTCCATTGTGCTCTTGGATGAAGCAACGGCTTCGCTAGATCCAGAAAATGAAGCAGCTGTGCAACAAGCGATCAACGAACTGGTCGCAGACAAAACGGTGATCCTTATTGCCCACCGCCTAAAGACAATACAGAATGCCGATAATATTGTTGTGCTCGACCAGGGAAAGCTTGTTGAAGAAGGGACGCATGATCTGCTGATAAGCAAAAAGGGTCTGTACGCCCATTTATGGAGCCTGCAGCAGGACTCGGACGGATGGAGATTAAAATGA